The genomic interval tacTTTTATAAATAGTGAACAAGATGGGACTTTTATTACACCCACTGGAACCCCCTCTGTCTGTATAAACTGAATCATGAACTAAAACAACATCAGTCTTTATTTGGAACATCACACCCACCTTACACTAGACAAAACACTTTTCCTTTAATTCATATCTTGAATTACAAATCTCACATCAAGTGCAAGATTAGCCGTTTCCACAGCAACTTTCATTGCACTGAGTTTAGCAGCGAAGGAGTCCAGCACTTTTGGCTGTTTAGTGTCTCTAAACAAGGGTGCAGGAGAAAATTCTGTGTATTCAGTGTTTAGATAAGTCCACTTGTTACTTGGGCAACTACCAACCAGTCCACAGCCACAGAATCCCAAACTACCTTCTAAGTGTTCTTTCAGTACATCTGAAGAAACAGTCCAGTGGTGAGCGTGGGTCAGATCGATTGCAGAAGTTCCACCATCATGCTCCAATGACCTGGCCACATACTCCAGAGACTGGCAGAACATCTTTACGCCGAGAAGGAACTCGGTCTGCGAACACCCTAATGCTGATGCAGTCTCTGATACTTCATTCTtgctctacaaaataaaaatggtacaGTCATGACATGCTATCAAGAAGAAGTGTAGACAATATGACATTGAATTTGGATAAATCTTAAGTGGATCTGACCTTGTGTCTAACATAAGTAGATAAGTGGGTCTCAGTACAGCCACCTCCAAGTAAAGCACATGGTTCTTTTAGGGTGAGTCTCAACAGATGCTCAGTCTTCTGGCACACCACCTTCAGCATAAGCATAGAAGGAAAATAATGTCAAtatattcataaaaaaacatcttattgGTCAATATTCTAAGCTGACATCTGTGTGTAAAAATCTATTActctataatttattttaaattgattttagaaaaatatcttgTCAAATAAAGgatccttttattttttcataaatttgaGTGACCTCTAAGTTGACTTTAACAAAGAACAGGGCATTTTATTTGACATAGCCACTTTGGTCCATGATGTAAATATGTGAACCACGTCATTTGCTGTCAGTCCACTCAGGTTGATTGCAtgttgaaaacattaaaaagataaaacaacacagatagataaatataaaagcaaaacaataacATTAACGTGTCTTTCACATCTTTAACTCCCAAACTAAGAATGCTGCTCTACCACCTACTTTCAGCTCGTTTAACATTGTCTCATTCCTGTGGCAGAGGATCATTGTGCAAACTGCAGACTCCCCGACCGGATGTAAATGCAGCATTTTCCTGGAGCCAAACTGCCTTAAACCGGCATCCCTCACCTTCCCGTAGGTTGTAGGTGAGATCCTGGTATGTAATGTGGCCACAGGTAGAGCACCTATTTGTTAAAATACAGAGCAGAAGAGTTAGGGTGCAGTTCCTAGTGTCTGCACATTAGAAACATTAATGTAACATTATGAATgttgttattaatttaattcattaacTGCAGTTAAAATGCAAACTGAATCAAACCTATGCctgatgaaatatttaaatagtaATTAAGCTCATTAAGCAGTGTTATGATTTGGTTAAATAAACACTTGTCTCCACATTGAAGAACACTTACCTGCCAGCTGAGCTAGAGGCTCCATAAGAGTGATTCCAAGTCTCTCCACCACTATGATGCCTTGACCTTTTAGGTATTGCTGCAAGACTGGGTGGATGACTTTTTGGCAGACAAATAACTTCACTTCATCCTTAGCCACCTGTTTTCCAATTTCCAGAAGCTGATCCAGTATTTGTGACTCAGTGTCCAGACCTGGATACATCTCAGTTATACCATCTCCTAGTTCAGGAAGGTCTCCAGCTAGTGATATACTGAACAGCACCACATGCAGTGGATTAGAGATACTGTGTGCTTTGTTAAAGCAAAAGTCATCAGGAATGTCCACCAGTAAGCCTGGAAAGACTGCAGATTCTAGCACAGGCTGTCCCTCGATAGTAACTGTAACTATTCTGCCAAGACTGACTGTACCTGGGGTGTTACAGGGAACAGTCAGCAAGAATGCTCGCACAGTCATATTGCTGACGTGGATCATCTCTGGCTCTGCAAGTACACATGCTGGTTTGCTGGAGATAATACTGCGGGCTAATGTGATCAGGTTCTGGCTGCTGCAGAAGTCAAGCTTCACTCTACAACCACAGTCATCTTGTTGTAGATAGTTGGTGCAAACAGCCAGCAGGTGCTTGTTCACTCTGATAGCAACATTTCCTCTAAGTCTTGACGCCGATGATTGTTCGATAAGGGATAAACAAAAAATTGCAGCAAACAAACCACAATCGCTGAAGCGAGAGACGTGGTTGAGAATGGAGGTTTTTATCAGATTGATAAAGGGCTGAGAGGAGGAAAGGGCTGGAAGTAAAACTGAGGAGACAGAGGTGGTTACAACGTGCCCTCCAATGTTATTATGAACTTGTTTCAGTCTAGCTGTTGGACCGTAACAAGATCTCAGAAGTTCCCTCATCAGATGAAGCTTGTTAGAAATTTCACTGTTGTTCAGTGGTAGATCCATACAAACAGATGGAGATTTCTTCACGAGTCGAGACATCACTGGAACAGCTATTTCCAAAAGAACAAAGTACGTAGGTAGGTTAAAGTTGTTAAAATCCTTTAAATAACGACGTCATTCGTCAAGGCACGTTATATACGACGAGAACGCCCATTCAACATGTACTTTTGgggtaatttaataaaaaacattaccgtagtagctttttttttttttttttttttttttttagcacattgGCTATTTACTAATCGGATCATTAGCACTGCCTgaccaaaaataaacagatatttaGGACAGTTTAACAAaacttctaaaaacaaaaatcaaatatttttatgactaaatgaaatgatttgatattaaaaaaaatctatatatattAGCATTATATTAAACTGCAAGTATGTCGGTAATTTAAACAGGGCATATAAAGAGACAGCTCGTTTCCTTGGGGTTCTCAGCATTACGCTCTAGCTGCTGTCCTATGCGACAAAGCGTTTTTTATTAACATGCTTGGTTTTTTCATGCTAGTATTCTTCGTTGTATAGAAAGCTTATTCCATAAaccaatttaatatttttatatagttCTTTTTAAAGCTTAACTCACGCAGtgaaagtttttcattttggctGTGCTCTTAGTGGACTACAAACGGGCGAAAACGTCATCTTTCGGCGCCTAGATCCTGATTCAAACGTTTAAAATTGTTGGCGGTAGGACgtctttgacattttaaattatactttcacaatttctttattattcttataCTTTTGTGTAATTGTCGTGCCATTTACTAGTTGTTACTTAACGTTGGAGCCCTCGACACCATTTGTCTTGTGTGTCTATTTGTCAAgacggattttttttttttaattaaggaGGTTGACCCGCAGGATTAAATACTGTCTTTAATGTATAAACTTTGTAGAGTATTGGTATGCTCTTATGTGTAATCAGTGACTGTGTCTGTTCCAGGTTAAATCTATAAACTGCTGTGCCATGGCTCCCCTCAAATTTGTCATTAAGGTACGTTAGAAATTAATATAGTATGTTTGACACTCGTGGCCAACTGCATTATAGTTTTTGACTCATGCATTTACTgtattaaaatgattatattttatgtttattattcagATGCAAAAGCTATTATTTAAGAGTATTGACATTGGAATTTGTATCTATAAAAATCTATCTATTTTTTCCTCAACTACTTAACATTTTCACGCAAAATATGAAACTTTAAATGAAATCTGCATTTTGCCCATTTAATTCTCTTTTCTTCGTAGTCATAGCAGAATTGTCCACTAGAGGGGAGTAGAGAGCTGTGTTTCAGTTGTCCTGTCCCCAGAGTAtgatgtttctctttatttttgaaTAAAGTTATTCATAGACTCGGGTCACCTTTTGAAAATCTTGACTGACTGCACCCCTGTGAGCCTTGTGTTAATGGACTCAACTATACAGTGCAGAGGAAACTCACTCTATTAAAAAGCCAAGCTGTTCATCCTCAGTCTGTTGCTCTGTCAGGAATAATGCGCCTCAGATGTTTTTGTTAAGTGCAGAAAAAGCCGCTGGTCTCTCTTTTGttgatgtttcatttattgaGAGTTTTGGATGAGCGCTGCAGACATTTGCACTGATCTCTCACATCCTCCGTAAAGCTATGTGTGCCTAGTTGACCAGATATTGCATTCActccctttttatttgtttcatatGCATGCCTGCATACGGGTTACCCCACTGCCCTCTTCCTCCCTTGGCTGGTTGTGGGAGAGTAAAGCCCTGAATGTTCCTTCCCACTGGGCACATAATGATACTGTTGGGTTATTCTGACTGAGAAAATGCACACAACCTCTACCAAGCTTAACAAATCAACCACAAACAAGTATGTTAGAAGGAACTAGTCCAAACAATAGAATTCAAGGCACTACCTACGACTTCTCTTTCAGAAAAGAAACACCACTGCttccatgatttttttaaaagagcagaTTAACTTCTTAgaatataaataacaaaagtCTCAGATATTATTGCCTCACAGGCGtgctgcaaacattttttttgctgGCTCTCATGGAGAATGGATTATCAAAGCAGTTATGAATAATGTTCATGGATTCACTTTGCAATTTTAAGTAGGTTGCTCAGCAGTGTGTTTTATGATCCTGTCTCCTGAAGTGTTTTCAGCTCCCTGAGTGATCTGTGGTACTACAGAAGGTGCTGGTATGCTCCTTCCTAAAGGAGCTTAGACTATATAGTGACCTGCCACTTTTCAGACCTCCCGAAAAGTGCCTGCCGGCTAAAATGCTGATCCACTGACATGCTTGCTGTCTGCCAGAACATTACTGCAGCAGAGCCCTGCAATCTGCCTTCTATTAGCAATAGTCACCACTGACTTTCTAACCATCTAAAGTAATGGGTTGAAACAGAGACTTATGTGTTTTAAGAAACCAAAAGTTTGAGTTATCACAGAGCAGTTTAATGTCAAAGGTTTATGTGCTGTGTAGTGTTGTCACTGCAGATGAGCTCATAAAGGACCACACATAATGTCTCTGTACAAAATCACTGAAACTTCTGATTAGAAGCATTTTGACACTTTCCAActtcaaaaaaagaaagtgtcagaactttaaaaaaatgaaagtcttCTGTTATCTCAACACTGCCCTACATTGCTGCATAGAATTAATATTTCCAAATGAGGCAAAACACTTCTTCGCTTGTTATTTCTGTCTATCTACCAATTTCTCTAGGATGTGACAACCTCAGCTTTGTTTGCTGAGTGTTACTTGGAGATATTCTTGTCTGTTCTTGCTGCTCAAATTCCACTCCTGGGTTGTGTCTCTTTTTGTCATCAAATAAAGAGGACTCAGGTGTGCTAACATTCACCTGAATGAAAGGAGGATTTCAGACTGAACACTTCCGACCAGTGTTTGTAAATAACATTTGCCTCAGTAATCATCAAGTTTAAAGTTCTGTGTAGTATCTGGCTGTGTGAAAAATTGGAAAAGAgaattgtcttttctttttcttttttcttcaaggGGAAACCCAGGTGACTCACAGCACAGTGAGAGCTGGGAATGAGGCAAACAAAGCCCGAGAGTGAGGCTGTCACACCCACAGTTCTAAAGAGCTCCCATGAGTTCTTTGCAGATTGCAGGAAAAGTCAGGAAAAAGAGTAAAACACAAAGGCAGAGTGGGAGAGATGCAAGTTTTATTGAGTGAGACCGCATCTGCTGCCCCTTCTCTCCCAGTGTAAACATCTGTGGCTGGTTAGTGTTAGCCTCTGAGCTAAGTGCAGTCCGAGAAGGTCTGGTTCTTATACTGTGCGATAGCAATGGCAAAGGGCAGTAAGGTGGGGAGGAGGGTAGGGCTGCTCGTAGAGCCTGGGCCCCGTGCCCAACTTAGGAGCAGCACAGACGGGAGGACGGAGAGTCGGGTCTGGGAGAGAGATAAGGGAAGGTGGAGAGTGTTTTGGGAACTGAGAGTGATATAGACCAGAGCTCCGGAGACTAGAAAAGGCAGAGGAGCTGTCAGTAGGTTTAAGTCGGGACTTGTTTATTTACAGACATTAAATAGAAAGGATTTTCTCATGTTGTTCTGTGGACTGTAGCTTTAACCGCTGtctctaatgttttttttttcctttgttaacTTTTTCCCCTGCAGGTGATATTTATCACTTTGGCATCAAGGACACTAATGATAGAAAAGTTGAGCTCAGCCTGCAGGAAAACTCAGTCCTATTCATCCACTTTGTGACAACACATAAAAGATGGCACAATAAAAAGATTTGGTATTAAGTAGCACATCTTGCTGCCTCCACCTCTGTACATAAGTTTGAAAAGCCTGTGCAAGACATTAGAACAAAGCACTGCTGGCCCACTTTAGTATATATGAAAGGAGTAACTTCCTTTAGAGCTTGGCCCTTtgtcaaaacatttctttccaaCAACAGTGACAGTTGCTCTGAGTATTGCCTTAAATGTGTCAGATCAACTACACCAAGTAATTGTTCACAGATTTGATAGACTAGCTCAGATTTAATTAAATCCTTTTGGCTcatgatacaaaaaaaatttagtGTCTATTTTCTGCTTTGAAGTTGTTAATTTTCATCCTTTTAAGATAGATGCTGGATTTTTATAGATATGGCTCATCCAGTTAATAATACTATAACATTAGATTGCTTGTAGAGATTCTACTTAAAGAAGGGTCAGCTGAGCCTTAGAGGATATACAAGGGTCATAGTTCATGACATAGTTCAGCCAGGAGATCACTGGTCACTCTTTGAGCAGGGAGTTGAAATATTTAGACCACATGATGTGATTGTAGTCAGAGCCTTTGTAAAGAATTAGATTTAgcctctttttttgtcttatctGCCACATTCAACACaaatatcaataataaaaactcTAGTAGCTGCCTTAAGCAGCATAGCCTCAAGTCGAATGAAGTCTAATCTTTTGTCCTCCAAACTGCCACTTTTGCAGGGCAAATGAATTGGTTTCTCATTAGGATGATTGCATTAGTTTGCATTCCTGACAAACTCCCCTCGTTTTTGAGAGGCCCACAGAATCACATGCTGTTTTTGTGGAAGGGGCTGACTACTGTTTATCATTAACGTCCAGTTCCCAGTCGAGTCTTGTCTGCTGTTCTAATGCGATAAAAGGAAGTTCGTCTAAGGCTCGCTCGATGTCTGGCCCTtagcaacaaaacacacactcagtcagAAGCACTGAAGCTGTGTTAGGGGATTCACAAAGCTGTGCCTCTCCATCACGATTAAACTCTACCCTTTGGTGcccttttcatttaaatatatttatttatctaataaatGTTGCATCACATCTAAAAAAATTGCACATTAAATCATTACCATTCCTGACTgaatgaacaaaaaccaaattcttataaatatctgtaaaaagCATTATTAAGGCTCTAAAGTTGGTGAGTAAAATCAATGTACGAAATACCCAATTCTGCTTGTGTCAGGTCCACTAGTAGGGCTGTGTTTTGATTGACAGGGTCTGACCCTTTGTTGCTAGGTTTTCCCACGCATGGGTAATTGTAGGAGGCCACCAGTCATCGGTGGACCGCTGTGAGACAAAGGTCACAAAATGAAGAGAATGCCGATCTGCAGGGATGAGCTGATATTGACAGGTCACATACACAAGGAGCTCCCACATCACACGGGTCTCTTGTTCTGGTCTGTggcattgttttcttttgaaagCACGTTTTTGTATAACAATTGTATTTTTAGCATGAATGTACATGCAATAGGGGTTTAGGAGTGGACATGTTTGCTAAAAGAATAGTTCAAGATGTGACAAGACTCTGCTAGAGACATTCAGTGATCGGTCAAATGGGGGCACCCTTTCCTCTGGTTGAACTTCCAGAAGATGTAAGGAAGCAGCTTgactttcttttactttttacagAAAGACAACAAGAGTGAAAAATGCTCTCATGGGAACAGAATAATGCAAAGTATTTGGCAGCTTGATTTGCTCAGAGTCATTATGCAGCCTTTTAGCACAATTTGGCTAAGTAATCGCAACCCATCTTGAGTCATACAGCCGTAAATTGTACTTTGTCAGCTTCCTTTTTTAATCGGGGAGCTAAGATTATTTTTTGTACTTCAGAGGTAGATACAACTGGACAGTCTAAGGTCGAGAGGAGCAGGCCTGTTTCCAGAATTAGGACCTTCACCTTCACACACTCTTAATCCATTATCACATCTTCCCGAGAGTGAGGCCAAAGGAATATCCCTCAAATCAGGATTGTAACCTTAAAGTCATCCTCTCTTTGACACTTAAACCCACAGGGCCAgcatgaagcagaacaaaacattTAGCGTGTTTAAGTATTTCCCATTACTACACACGGAACCCCAATGTTTTGTTCATACATCTTTTCCAGCTCAACAATGTGAGCCCAAAATCTATATCAGCCTTTTTGTGGCTGCGTTTTTGCTCcccattcagttcagttcaatgcTTTCTGCTGCATTATCACTCGATGTTTTAGGGCAGTGCTTGTTTCTCTTCTGAGTTGTGCCGTGGGTGGTCTCAGTCCATCCATTACTTCCTTGTCCACGGAGAGGCGAAGTTCACACGAGACCCATATTTATTTGCTCTCTGCAGCGGGCAGCTTTTGCACTCATGTGTAAACCATAATCAGGCTAGCCTGAGAAAGATGTAACAGCAACTTAACCAGCAGCGGCAGCTCTAACTTTCTTGTCCCTTGCAGCTTATTGTCATTGACTCTGTGGACTTTTAAGTTTTCTGCAGCATGAGAAAAAtacgaataaaaaaaaaaaggcagaattGTGCATTTCCAAAGTTTGATAATcaatatttttcacttttaggACTTTTTCTGCAGCCTATTGTGACCTGAGACAGTTACTGCATTGCAAACATTGGAAACATatagaatagattttttttatgctatTGGAGGGAACAAATAGATAGCAGACAGAGGCATACCTTTTTATGAAGAAATTGGTAGATAGATGGCTagacagagaaagaggagagaggggACTGCTGCGAGAGGACCAGGGGTGATGTTTCAGGACACAGGGGGTCATTGTGGTTTGTCTCGCTGTCAATCACCCatactctgatttttttttttttgttgcctgTTCACTTAATGCCTCTCAGCAACCTGTGGCTTCCCTTCTTCTTTGTATTACAGTGTGGGAACTTTGCTGTGCTGGTGGATCTCCATGTTCTGCCCCTGGGCGACCAAAAGGACACCAGCTGGTTTACTACGGGCTACATCAAGGTACTAACATAGGGTGTGCcaataaaatgtgtgtgcagGGGCTTCTTCAAAGGATGGCAGCAAAGAATCTAAAATGACTGAACTTTTTCTTCATCCATTGTTGTAAAACCTGTAGAGTTTGTCGTCTTGTGGCGTTCCTTTACTCTCCTCTCGCTTTAAAACTTTTATCCCGTTGTTTGCCTCCTCTCATCACTAATTAATAAAGTCAGATTAAAGCCTGCATCATCTCAACATTTTTGGCTTACTGCTCTTTAGGAAGTTACAGCCCTGGTTCGAGATGCCGTGGAGCTACGGGTTAAGCAGTACTCTGAGCTCTTGCACACCAGAAGGCAACTTAAACCGAAGAAGGAACTGGCCCCTGCTTCAGCCTTTTTGGTGAAAGGTAAAACACCACCTTATGAAACCAAATAGTCTAAACATTTACCTGTGTGACATATCAGCCATGCACATCTTCATGTATTTACTAGGACATGTCGTTTTGCTCATTTCTTtggaatatattttatttattcatcttagGTGTAGCTATCATCTACTctagaaaaactgaaatgatgTACTTCAGCGATAAACTCAAAGCATTCTTTACTCACCAGGATCTTAGAGCTGATATATTGCTGTGACTTTGTTTTGCTGTGCAAaacacagtgttttgttttcacctTTTTGAGAAGAATGAGGGTGGAAAGACAACAGAAACAGTTGGGACATGGAGGCATCTTACTCCCAGGGTGTAACCTGGAAAGGCAAGAGCTGATAGGAGCTTTTATATTAAGCTGCACTGTTTAAATTGGCATGTCTCAGATGCATTGTACGTGCAAGATGTTAGTCCATTAAAACCActaacttttgttttccttctgttaATGAGATGTTGCCACACCTGCCTTTTCCTGTTCTTGTAGATAAGTATATAGCTGCAAAAACAGCTGCTTCTACACATACGTATGTGcgatgaattaataaaaaaactttcTGTAGCAATGTGAATAAACTACCTTAGATCAGCCCTTTTTATCAGTTGTGAACATATTCACTTAACCACTCACACACTTGACTTTGAAACCATTTAAACATAGCATCTGTGAAACCTCCAGCTGTGTGTTGTAAGACAGAAAGGTTTGTTACAGGTAGCAGTTAAGGGTAGTTAAACTGGGCTCACTCAGCAGTGCGGTCCTGACTGTGAGAGTGGGATTACAGGGCAGTCAGCCTCATAAAGTTTCTCCTGTGGCTGCAGCCCTGCCTCTCACGCTAACCccctttcacacacactcatgtaaGTCTAACCATCCACTCAGCGTGTCATACACATTTTCATGTTCTTCCAGTCTTGTGATTTTTCTTGTTAAACATAGCTGTTGCATTTtgcttgcacacacacaagagCTTGTACACGTCACAACCAGAGAGAATCAGACGAGTGAGAGTGTGTTTGAGAGCTATATCCTCCCCCTGAGCTAGGTGCGAACAGGCTGACAGTGTACGGTTACTGAATCGTCTGACTCATATTCCCTGTGATAGActgaagagagacagacatctATAATGATGGAGATCATAGGCTGaagctccacacacacaccaattcACTCTGTTGTGTCAACAAGAGAACTATCACTAGTTCAGCAGTGAAATATGCATATGGAAATGATTTGGCTCCTTTCAGCTTTGCTGCAAAGAAGGTAGCCAGTGGAACACGACTCAATACCATATCTGAAAAgttatgaacatgaaaagatGTGGGACCTCAAAAACGCCAATTCAGTTCATGTGCTTTGGTCTTTTTAAAGGTCTTAAGTGAGTGTAATGACATTCTTGGTCTTTTCATTGTCCTGTTTGAGGGAGGCAGCACAGTAGTAAAGACAGAGAAGGTAATTTTGAGAAGTGAGCTGGCAGGTAGGAGCCATAAAAAGGGGAGGGCAGACTATAGGGAGGAAAGCCCAACTCACCTCAGGGTGGGTATTAACCCTCAAGCTTTCTATTCTGCAAGAACATCGATGCTAATCTTTTAACCAATACAAGACATCCAAAAGGCCTGAAAGcagtttttctctgttaatGAGAAGCATATTATAACTTTACAGTGAAATTAAGCTGTAGTGAGATGTGTGTATGAGTTGGAAAATGTATCCATGTACTGTATGTCGTTGTATATGAGAAAGAGGTGTCAGGTAAGGGTAGAACCGATGTGTAAGCCAAGAATAGGCAGACTGACTGTGGTGATATTGAGGGAGGGGGATTGTGAGTCTTGTATGAGGCAGCGTTTGAGCTGGTGCCGCTCTGAAATCACAGGGGCTTCCGCCAACAGACAGCAGCAAGAGCAGTGTAACAGCCTCAGCTGTTGGCACGTCAAATGAGCCATCAACAGCTTTAagctttccaaagctcttcagTTCAAGTGTTTGTATCCGAATTATCTCTATGGGTTATTGTAtcaacatactgtatatatgcTGTGGATACATATACATCTGTTTATAGCAACCACTGAATATGTTAGGAGAGGGTCTTATCTCATGTCTTGTCCTAATGTAAAGTtaaacttaataataataaaaaatctcagCTGCAGAAGCAGATTTCCAACtgtcaacccccccccccccaccaccaccaccaccaccccaatatttatttttttttaatttagctacTTGAGGCTTCATGATGAGCTTATagttttgtgatttatttatgtttttcgaGAGATGAACAGGAGGAACCTTTCCCACCACACTTTTTGGCTCTGGACATGCAGAATGGACATGCTAGACTTTTGCAGTCCAGCGAAGGGGAGCTTGGGAGAGGCCTCATGCATTCTCACTGGTAGACCGTGTTGTACACACCCACATTTCTCAGAGTAATTACAGATTGAAAATGAGTGTATAATAGGTTCTCTGTGCTTTGAGGAAGACATTTTTGTCATTCAAGATGATGTTTGAGTAAAAGGAGCTGGCAGTGATGCTCTACAACAGAAAGCCTGTTATAGTAAACCAAGATCCTTTATTACAGAACTTTGTTCACACCAGATGTATCCTTGAAtacaatttttctttaattatattACCCAGTTTATGTCAACTGATTGTGTGTTTATCCTGAAGTAGAAATGCGTGATCAATTCTGTAGTTCACAATCCTGtatatatttgtgtgcatgGTTCAAATGTAAACTGATAGGTCCCATTTTACACGGATTTAGTTAATATGCCATTTCAAATTCCCAAAGTACATTACCAGATGTCTTGCTTCTACTATTAGTGTATTGATATATACGCCATTGATGTCTCTGTGTGCGGCAGGTCTCAGATATAGTTAAGTCTGGTGTTTGAGTGTTCCTGCCAGTCTGAGGTTCAGGGAAAGCTGGCAAAGTGGTACCTAACTTTGTTTGAGCT from Melanotaenia boesemani isolate fMelBoe1 chromosome 16, fMelBoe1.pri, whole genome shotgun sequence carries:
- the mkks gene encoding McKusick-Kaufman/Bardet-Biedl syndromes putative chaperonin codes for the protein MSRLVKKSPSVCMDLPLNNSEISNKLHLMRELLRSCYGPTARLKQVHNNIGGHVVTTSVSSVLLPALSSSQPFINLIKTSILNHVSRFSDCGLFAAIFCLSLIEQSSASRLRGNVAIRVNKHLLAVCTNYLQQDDCGCRVKLDFCSSQNLITLARSIISSKPACVLAEPEMIHVSNMTVRAFLLTVPCNTPGTVSLGRIVTVTIEGQPVLESAVFPGLLVDIPDDFCFNKAHSISNPLHVVLFSISLAGDLPELGDGITEMYPGLDTESQILDQLLEIGKQVAKDEVKLFVCQKVIHPVLQQYLKGQGIIVVERLGITLMEPLAQLAGALPVATLHTRISPTTYGKVRDAGLRQFGSRKMLHLHPVGESAVCTMILCHRNETMLNELKVVCQKTEHLLRLTLKEPCALLGGGCTETHLSTYVRHKSKNEVSETASALGCSQTEFLLGVKMFCQSLEYVARSLEHDGGTSAIDLTHAHHWTVSSDVLKEHLEGSLGFCGCGLVGSCPSNKWTYLNTEYTEFSPAPLFRDTKQPKVLDSFAAKLSAMKVAVETANLALDVRFVIQDMN